A single Parachlamydiales bacterium DNA region contains:
- the pyk gene encoding pyruvate kinase, with protein sequence MIRTKIICTIGPSVASLEKILSLIDAGMNVARLNFSHGTHEQHLHSINMLKEARQTRNVPLAIMLDTKGPEIRIGNIKDDQVQLQKGQLWLLTAENVEGNAEQVHIDPPYILKDLEPGVKVLFDDGYISSVVLSTSSHGVVVQIENNGILRSKKGVNVPNVSLSLPAVTDRDIEDIRFGCENNIDVIAASFVRSAKHVLGVKKILHDFGKSEIFVIAKIENHEGVTNFDSILQVSDGIMIARGDLGVEVPLSQVPKLQKMMIRKCYLAGKVSVTATQMLESMIQNPRPTRAEVSDVANAIYDASSAVMLSGETAIGKYPVETVNMMRGIIEESEKDFDNRAYFNLHSGLVYHDVPSAVSLAAVKTSYSIGAKCIFTFTTRGASARLISRLRPSQPIIAMTTDINTYHKMALFWGVTPAIADRIDSLSDGYSKISALALAENYITYGDLAVVTAGSPFGVEGTTNSIIVENVGNVLVRGHFGHGGKVYGNVAMVLDSDSQPEYGFTDKIVVLTQCNEKYLPFIAGARGIVLQNHIDDLDSELYLVEVAKEMEKPVLVRADDALRILKEGQLVTLDPVRALVFKGVVL encoded by the coding sequence ATGATCCGCACAAAAATTATTTGTACAATAGGTCCTTCGGTAGCCTCGCTGGAAAAAATTTTGAGCCTCATTGATGCAGGCATGAACGTTGCCAGATTAAATTTCAGCCACGGCACACACGAGCAGCATCTCCATTCTATCAACATGCTTAAAGAAGCTCGTCAGACGCGTAATGTCCCCTTGGCTATAATGTTGGACACCAAAGGTCCAGAAATACGTATCGGAAATATAAAAGACGACCAAGTACAGCTTCAAAAAGGGCAGCTGTGGCTTCTCACCGCGGAAAATGTAGAAGGCAACGCAGAACAAGTCCACATTGATCCTCCTTACATTCTTAAAGATTTAGAACCCGGTGTCAAAGTTCTTTTTGATGATGGTTACATCAGTTCTGTCGTATTGTCAACATCATCGCATGGCGTTGTTGTACAAATTGAAAATAACGGGATTTTGCGCTCCAAGAAAGGGGTTAATGTCCCAAATGTATCTCTTTCCCTTCCTGCAGTTACTGACAGAGATATTGAAGACATTCGATTCGGCTGTGAGAACAATATTGATGTCATTGCAGCGTCTTTCGTCCGCTCAGCTAAACATGTGCTGGGAGTGAAAAAGATCCTGCATGATTTTGGCAAAAGCGAAATATTCGTTATTGCTAAAATCGAGAATCATGAAGGGGTGACAAATTTCGATAGCATCTTGCAAGTTTCTGACGGGATTATGATTGCCCGCGGAGATTTAGGAGTGGAAGTCCCTCTCAGTCAAGTGCCTAAGCTGCAGAAAATGATGATCCGTAAGTGTTACTTAGCAGGAAAAGTCTCTGTCACTGCAACTCAAATGCTAGAATCCATGATACAGAACCCGCGTCCTACACGCGCTGAAGTGTCGGACGTAGCGAATGCTATCTATGATGCGTCTTCGGCAGTGATGTTGTCAGGAGAGACAGCTATAGGCAAATATCCGGTAGAAACAGTGAATATGATGCGGGGTATTATCGAAGAGTCAGAAAAGGATTTTGATAACAGGGCATACTTCAATCTGCATAGTGGACTGGTCTATCATGACGTTCCTTCAGCGGTTAGTTTGGCGGCTGTAAAGACTTCCTATAGTATCGGAGCAAAGTGTATCTTTACTTTTACAACACGTGGAGCTAGCGCGCGTTTAATAAGCCGCTTACGCCCTAGTCAGCCTATTATAGCAATGACCACCGATATCAATACCTATCATAAGATGGCCCTTTTTTGGGGAGTGACACCGGCAATTGCGGACAGGATCGACAGCTTATCTGACGGGTACAGCAAAATAAGCGCTTTAGCATTAGCAGAAAACTACATCACTTATGGCGATTTAGCAGTAGTTACCGCCGGTTCACCTTTCGGTGTTGAAGGGACGACAAATTCGATAATAGTCGAGAACGTGGGAAATGTTTTAGTAAGAGGGCATTTTGGACATGGCGGGAAAGTTTACGGCAACGTTGCTATGGTTTTAGATTCAGATTCCCAGCCTGAGTATGGTTTCACGGATAAAATTGTAGTATTAACACAATGTAACGAGAAATACTTACCATTCATCGCGGGTGCGCGTGGGATTGTATTACAGAATCATATCGACGATTTAGATTCTGAACTCTATTTGGTTGAAGTAGCAAAAGAAATGGAAAAACCGGTGTTAGTTAGAGCTGACGATGCGCTTCGCATTTTGAAAGAAGGACAACTTGTGACCCTCGACCCGGTTAGGGCCTTGGTATTCAAGGGCGTTGTTCTATAG
- a CDS encoding Asp23/Gls24 family envelope stress response protein encodes MQEESKRYSPPIDKELELPETVFIRDIENKVFQGIVLQSLATIPGITLLEGNFIDTIFNRGSVEGIKGISTEQDNKSHSISVKIEVNINFGISIPEKAEEIQTTITQELTHLTGLHVSCVHVVFKNITPVNTTKKAITNEASSEEWQ; translated from the coding sequence ATGCAAGAAGAAAGCAAACGTTATTCTCCTCCCATTGATAAAGAATTGGAACTCCCTGAGACGGTTTTTATTAGGGATATTGAAAATAAGGTTTTTCAAGGCATTGTATTACAAAGCCTTGCAACAATTCCCGGCATAACATTGCTCGAAGGAAATTTCATTGATACCATTTTCAATCGCGGCAGCGTGGAAGGGATAAAAGGAATATCTACAGAGCAAGATAATAAATCCCATTCGATTAGTGTGAAGATCGAAGTCAATATTAACTTCGGCATTAGCATACCTGAGAAGGCAGAAGAGATTCAAACAACCATCACTCAAGAACTTACACACCTTACGGGTTTGCATGTTTCCTGCGTACATGTTGTCTTTAAAAACATTACGCCCGTGAATACCACCAAAAAAGCTATCACAAACGAAGCTTCCTCCGAAGAATGGCAGTAG
- the msrB gene encoding peptide-methionine (R)-S-oxide reductase MsrB: MDNNSHEYIKRSDTDWREKLTPEEFHILREGGTEPAYRGKYANHYEKGCYHCAGCDLPLFDWHDKFDSGTGWPSFTHPIQPLHIDFHDDYKLAVKRTEVRCARCNSHLGHVFEDGPPPMRKRFCINSIALKFIADHQQQEIP, from the coding sequence ATGGACAATAATTCGCATGAGTATATAAAGAGATCTGATACTGACTGGCGTGAGAAGCTAACTCCCGAAGAATTCCATATTTTAAGAGAAGGCGGTACTGAACCTGCCTACAGAGGCAAATATGCCAACCATTACGAAAAGGGGTGCTACCACTGCGCAGGATGTGATCTTCCGCTCTTTGACTGGCATGACAAGTTTGATTCGGGGACGGGCTGGCCTAGTTTTACTCACCCTATTCAACCGCTGCATATTGATTTTCATGACGATTATAAATTAGCCGTCAAAAGAACTGAGGTACGTTGTGCACGTTGCAATAGCCATTTAGGACATGTTTTCGAGGACGGGCCGCCGCCGATGCGCAAGAGGTTTTGTATTAACTCAATAGCATTAAAATTCATTGCTGATCATCAACAACAGGAGATTCCATGA
- a CDS encoding DUF502 domain-containing protein yields MIKNTFWRGVKATLPLLITFAVVIWIFSVIEAFFGGIFKEMFGPSYYFKGLGSLLGLVFIFCFGILVNLWIIQGIYNYGESLVKRIPVIKNIYNSLEDLMGFFDPTRKGQSGVPVLIETSLGQVIGFVTIDNSEQLPDGLSQPDLIAVYIPLSYQIGGMTVFIHKSQVKEMNMPVDKAMSFVLTAGMTGQKQVG; encoded by the coding sequence ATGATCAAAAATACATTTTGGAGAGGTGTTAAAGCCACCCTTCCTTTACTTATAACGTTTGCGGTTGTTATTTGGATCTTTTCTGTGATTGAAGCTTTCTTCGGCGGGATTTTTAAAGAGATGTTCGGTCCCTCGTATTACTTCAAAGGCTTAGGAAGTTTACTCGGTTTAGTGTTTATTTTCTGTTTTGGCATCCTTGTTAATTTGTGGATCATTCAAGGTATTTATAATTATGGTGAAAGCCTTGTGAAACGCATCCCTGTGATCAAAAACATCTATAACTCTTTAGAAGATCTAATGGGATTCTTCGATCCTACACGCAAAGGCCAAAGCGGTGTGCCTGTTCTCATTGAAACAAGCCTAGGCCAAGTCATCGGTTTTGTTACCATAGACAACTCGGAGCAGCTCCCTGACGGCCTTAGCCAACCTGACCTAATCGCAGTTTACATCCCCTTAAGTTACCAAATTGGAGGGATGACTGTGTTCATCCACAAATCGCAAGTCAAAGAAATGAACATGCCTGTGGATAAAGCTATGAGTTTCGTTTTAACTGCCGGAATGACCGGACAAAAGCAAGTAGGATAA
- a CDS encoding amino acid carrier protein, with protein MFELMLEILLWLEDAIWIYFCFPFIVLMGIYFSWKSGFVQVRSFTTALNNFLTLLRQKHVADGKVHPLQAFFACVGGCIGIGNIVAVCTAVTIGGPGALLWLWLTATLGAIIKYSEVYLGIKYRVVDAHGHFRGGPMYYLQRVFNGSWAPITVSLLLCMYGVEVYQFSIMASSISLNFDLPKIPVVGVLLVLVLYAAWGGIRRVGMISSATVPIFVVVYCSMGAYVIFQNAAVIPEVLLTVFTTAFTGHAAVGGFIGSTILIAVTQGIRRACYTGDIGIGYASVIHSESSVIQPEKQASLVIVDIFLDTFIICTTTILLILVTGVWNQNIPQELMVQTALGTVFSHVEWFMPFFLFLLGFSTINAYFAVGLNCAQYLGGKPAKIAYFIYATVALGLFSFVDPTVAQTIMTSVGGLLLIMNCYGIYVLRNEIGFDIERASKANPES; from the coding sequence ATGTTTGAACTCATGCTTGAAATACTGTTATGGCTCGAAGATGCAATTTGGATCTACTTTTGTTTCCCTTTTATCGTCTTGATGGGGATATACTTTTCCTGGAAAAGCGGCTTCGTTCAAGTGCGGAGCTTCACGACAGCCTTAAATAACTTTCTAACATTATTACGACAAAAACATGTGGCTGATGGCAAGGTTCACCCTTTGCAAGCTTTCTTTGCTTGCGTAGGGGGGTGTATTGGCATTGGAAATATTGTCGCAGTTTGCACCGCAGTCACAATTGGCGGTCCGGGTGCTCTTTTATGGTTATGGTTGACAGCTACCCTGGGCGCCATCATAAAATATTCGGAAGTATATCTTGGAATAAAATACAGGGTCGTCGATGCCCACGGACATTTTAGGGGCGGACCGATGTACTATTTACAGCGTGTTTTCAACGGAAGCTGGGCACCTATTACCGTAAGCCTTTTGCTTTGCATGTACGGCGTAGAGGTGTACCAGTTCAGCATCATGGCTTCCAGTATTTCCCTCAATTTTGACCTGCCTAAAATTCCAGTTGTGGGGGTGCTATTGGTTTTAGTTCTCTATGCTGCATGGGGCGGTATTCGTCGTGTGGGAATGATTTCCTCAGCTACAGTGCCGATTTTCGTCGTCGTCTATTGCAGTATGGGCGCCTATGTGATATTCCAAAATGCTGCGGTGATCCCTGAAGTGCTGCTCACAGTGTTTACGACTGCATTTACAGGGCATGCTGCCGTAGGCGGATTTATCGGCAGTACTATTTTGATAGCTGTAACGCAGGGGATACGCAGGGCTTGCTACACAGGAGATATCGGTATCGGCTACGCTTCTGTTATCCATAGCGAAAGTAGTGTGATACAGCCTGAAAAGCAGGCATCTTTAGTCATTGTAGATATTTTTCTGGATACGTTTATCATTTGCACTACGACAATACTACTCATATTGGTTACAGGGGTATGGAATCAGAATATTCCCCAAGAATTGATGGTGCAAACGGCACTTGGAACGGTTTTCAGCCATGTCGAATGGTTTATGCCCTTTTTTCTTTTCCTGTTGGGATTTTCAACTATAAACGCTTATTTTGCTGTAGGTCTGAATTGCGCCCAGTATCTGGGGGGAAAACCTGCAAAGATTGCCTATTTTATTTATGCTACGGTGGCGTTAGGACTCTTTTCCTTTGTGGACCCTACTGTAGCTCAAACAATAATGACCAGTGTCGGCGGCCTTCTGTTAATCATGAACTGTTATGGTATCTATGTCTTGCGGAACGAAATAGGGTTCGATATTGAAAGGGCAAGCAAAGCTAATCCAGAATCCTAA
- a CDS encoding adenosine kinase — protein sequence MTGSILGVGALFVDTVYMVGDEFLIKNKMEKGSVAEIEEEEISALTKTITDKGVIAPGGSCANVMRGLAQLGWKCFLTCKIGNDSFGEYLAEDLLSYNIEIIHERVPQPSGRIFCFVNEVGERTMRYIPGAKVKSEDLSQNHFKDKRLVHIEGYALDYGSIVEEAAAKARDAKALVSFDLANYMYVAMYSERIKKILTASVDIVFSNKDEAQELTNLPPRDAAKAISDLCPLAIVTIGDEGCWICKQGEEPLHFPARKVHVKDTTGAGDLFAVGFLDQYLKGEHLQKCAELGAELASRVIQVKGASLKI from the coding sequence ATGACTGGCAGTATCTTAGGTGTCGGCGCCCTCTTTGTAGACACTGTGTACATGGTGGGTGATGAATTCCTCATTAAAAATAAAATGGAAAAAGGCAGCGTTGCTGAAATCGAGGAAGAAGAAATAAGTGCTCTCACCAAAACTATCACGGATAAAGGGGTAATTGCACCGGGTGGTAGCTGCGCAAATGTCATGCGCGGATTGGCCCAATTAGGATGGAAATGTTTTTTGACGTGTAAAATAGGCAATGACTCCTTTGGTGAATATCTAGCAGAAGATTTACTCTCTTACAACATCGAGATTATTCACGAACGCGTCCCACAGCCCTCAGGCAGGATATTTTGCTTTGTCAATGAAGTGGGTGAACGTACTATGCGTTACATCCCCGGAGCAAAAGTTAAAAGCGAAGATTTATCCCAGAATCATTTTAAAGATAAACGTTTGGTCCATATTGAAGGTTATGCACTTGATTATGGCTCAATCGTTGAAGAAGCCGCCGCCAAAGCCAGAGATGCTAAAGCACTTGTTTCTTTTGATTTAGCAAATTACATGTATGTCGCTATGTATTCTGAAAGGATCAAAAAAATTCTCACTGCTTCCGTAGATATTGTTTTCAGTAATAAAGACGAAGCCCAAGAACTAACCAATCTACCTCCTCGCGATGCGGCCAAGGCGATCAGTGATTTATGTCCCCTTGCTATCGTTACAATCGGTGATGAAGGTTGCTGGATTTGCAAACAAGGGGAAGAACCCCTGCATTTTCCGGCCAGGAAAGTCCATGTGAAAGATACTACCGGCGCAGGAGACCTTTTTGCGGTGGGATTTCTAGATCAATATTTAAAAGGGGAACATTTGCAGAAATGTGCAGAACTTGGGGCTGAACTCGCTTCACGCGTCATTCAAGTTAAAGGCGCTTCCCTTAAGATTTAG
- the pgsA gene encoding CDP-diacylglycerol--glycerol-3-phosphate 3-phosphatidyltransferase, with protein MNLANYFTLLRLVISPIFLLVYLEPDWFGLNSQWLPYALLALLGISELSDFFDGFFARKFNQVTELGKILDPMADSISHISMFLAFTQDPIRLPIWTVFIFMYRDFVVSTLRTACALRGYTLAARISGKIKAGVQASAILIITLLLIPAASGEITQSTLQLFATVIVALAAIYTLYSGFDYVFANRFYIYRLLKQPKKASDS; from the coding sequence GTGAATCTTGCGAACTATTTTACTCTTCTTAGGCTTGTTATCAGCCCTATTTTCCTTTTAGTCTATCTAGAGCCTGACTGGTTTGGCCTTAACTCGCAATGGCTCCCATACGCCCTCCTCGCCTTATTAGGAATTTCAGAGCTTTCAGATTTTTTTGACGGCTTTTTTGCCCGAAAATTCAACCAAGTGACCGAGCTAGGAAAAATTCTTGACCCTATGGCTGACAGCATCTCTCATATCTCAATGTTTTTAGCGTTCACTCAAGACCCTATCCGCTTACCTATCTGGACAGTCTTTATTTTCATGTATCGTGATTTCGTTGTCAGCACACTGAGAACAGCCTGTGCTCTGCGCGGCTATACTTTAGCAGCACGCATTAGCGGCAAAATCAAAGCAGGAGTGCAAGCCAGTGCAATATTGATCATCACCTTGCTTCTCATCCCGGCTGCATCAGGGGAAATTACTCAAAGCACCTTACAACTTTTTGCTACGGTCATTGTTGCTTTGGCTGCAATATATACCCTTTATTCAGGTTTTGATTATGTCTTTGCCAATCGTTTTTATATCTATCGTTTGCTAAAACAACCTAAAAAGGCTTCAGACTCATGA
- the glgA gene encoding glycogen synthase GlgA, which translates to MHIVHLASELAPVAKVGGLGDVLLGLSRELSWKGHDVDIIIPKYDCMNSNEIRDLTVFHTNLMSFFEGGWHPNTIWVGWVENLKVYFIEPHHARYFFNRGCYYGCEDDTDRFLYFARTAMEFMFKSGLRPNIIHLHDWQTAICAPLYKDMYSPLGLNSAKIVFTIHNMEYQGKCSKSNLDNIGMLGSNYLVPNKLQDNHDDQLINLMKGGIIYSDFFTTVSPNYAKEVMSPDGGRGLEKTLQQNAFKFAGILNGIDYSFWNPEIDRYLPAHYSVREKPLDKKDLCTLDKKGFIKQYLREKLALNESHRPLVGCVTRLVPQKGIDLIKFAIKYVEEHNGQFILLGSGPIPSIMAEFHELKEYYDDNPNVSIILNSQEDMSHLIYAASDMFIVPSLFEPCGLTQMIALKYGSIPIVRKTGGLADTIFDVDNSGRTDQMADGYTFDNPNNKEFEAALARALDCWFHHQDKWRKMMVNGMSIDFSWNHPADKYLQIYEGIMQEKKTILN; encoded by the coding sequence ATGCATATTGTACATCTAGCATCAGAATTAGCACCCGTAGCAAAAGTGGGCGGTCTAGGCGATGTCCTATTAGGATTATCCAGAGAGCTTTCTTGGAAAGGTCATGACGTAGATATTATCATTCCTAAATACGACTGTATGAACAGCAATGAAATCAGGGATCTTACTGTATTTCATACTAATCTCATGTCTTTTTTTGAAGGCGGATGGCATCCAAATACTATCTGGGTTGGCTGGGTAGAAAATCTCAAAGTTTATTTCATTGAACCACACCACGCGCGCTACTTCTTTAACCGCGGCTGTTATTATGGTTGTGAAGATGATACCGACCGCTTCCTTTACTTTGCCCGCACAGCAATGGAATTCATGTTCAAAAGTGGACTTAGGCCAAATATTATCCATCTTCACGATTGGCAGACTGCTATCTGCGCACCTCTTTACAAGGATATGTATTCTCCTTTAGGCCTGAATAGCGCCAAGATCGTTTTTACCATCCACAATATGGAATATCAAGGTAAGTGCTCAAAAAGCAACCTAGACAATATTGGCATGTTAGGATCAAATTATCTCGTACCAAACAAGCTGCAGGATAATCACGACGACCAGTTGATCAACCTTATGAAAGGAGGGATCATCTATAGCGATTTCTTCACCACTGTATCGCCGAATTATGCCAAAGAAGTTATGTCCCCCGACGGAGGACGCGGCCTAGAAAAAACTCTTCAACAAAATGCATTCAAATTTGCCGGTATTTTAAACGGTATCGACTATTCCTTTTGGAACCCTGAAATTGACCGATACCTCCCCGCGCATTATTCTGTGAGAGAAAAACCCCTAGATAAAAAAGACCTTTGCACGCTGGATAAAAAAGGATTCATTAAGCAATATCTCCGAGAGAAACTTGCCTTAAATGAATCTCATCGCCCTTTAGTAGGCTGTGTTACCCGCTTAGTGCCACAAAAGGGCATAGATCTCATCAAATTTGCTATTAAATATGTAGAGGAACACAACGGACAGTTTATTTTATTAGGCTCCGGACCCATCCCTAGTATTATGGCTGAATTTCATGAACTAAAAGAATATTACGACGACAATCCCAATGTCAGCATCATCCTAAATAGTCAAGAAGACATGAGCCACCTGATCTACGCTGCATCAGATATGTTTATTGTGCCTTCTCTTTTCGAACCCTGTGGACTAACGCAAATGATCGCTCTGAAATACGGAAGCATCCCTATCGTACGGAAAACAGGCGGCTTAGCTGATACGATCTTTGACGTGGACAACTCAGGCCGTACTGACCAGATGGCTGATGGATATACTTTCGACAATCCGAATAACAAAGAGTTTGAAGCAGCCCTTGCGAGAGCCTTAGACTGTTGGTTCCATCACCAAGATAAATGGCGTAAAATGATGGTCAATGGCATGTCTATTGATTTCAGTTGGAATCATCCTGCGGATAAATACCTCCAAATATACGAAGGGATCATGCAAGAAAAAAAAACTATATTGAATTGA
- a CDS encoding deoxyhypusine synthase family protein, producing the protein MKKHYKHFNAAVCVDAAEAWCAHLKNKGKMFLAMAGAMSTAEIGISLAEMIRQDKVHAICCTGANLEEDIFNLLAHHHYLRVPHYRSLSKQEELELHDRGMNRVTDTCIPEDTAIRKIEKEILQLWKNADREKTSYFPYEYMYQLLDLPSIKQSYEIDPKNSWLIAAKEKNLPIFTPGWEDSTLGNIIVSHVISKDLQNTHIVKSGLEQMAFLIEWYKNQSHPIGFFQIGGGIAGDFPICVVPLLRQDLNENVPLWAYFCQISDSTTSFGSYSGAVPNEKITWGKLSIDTPSFIIESDASIVAPLIFEYVLET; encoded by the coding sequence ATGAAGAAGCACTATAAACATTTCAATGCTGCCGTATGTGTAGATGCTGCCGAGGCTTGGTGCGCCCATCTAAAAAACAAGGGGAAAATGTTCCTAGCTATGGCAGGTGCGATGAGTACAGCTGAAATTGGGATATCCCTAGCTGAAATGATTCGCCAAGATAAAGTTCATGCCATTTGCTGCACAGGGGCAAACCTTGAAGAAGACATTTTCAATCTTCTTGCCCATCATCATTACTTAAGGGTTCCCCACTACCGATCCTTAAGCAAACAGGAAGAATTGGAACTTCATGACAGGGGGATGAACCGCGTCACAGATACCTGTATCCCTGAAGATACTGCGATTCGTAAAATTGAAAAAGAAATCCTGCAACTTTGGAAAAATGCTGATCGTGAGAAAACAAGCTATTTCCCTTACGAATATATGTACCAGCTTTTAGATCTCCCCTCTATTAAACAAAGCTACGAGATAGACCCTAAAAACTCTTGGCTTATCGCTGCCAAAGAGAAAAATCTACCGATATTTACCCCTGGATGGGAGGACTCTACCCTAGGTAATATCATTGTTTCACATGTGATATCTAAGGATCTTCAAAATACCCATATTGTAAAATCCGGTTTAGAACAAATGGCCTTTCTTATTGAATGGTATAAAAACCAATCCCATCCTATAGGTTTCTTTCAAATCGGAGGAGGAATCGCCGGAGATTTTCCGATTTGCGTGGTTCCCCTTCTTCGCCAAGATTTGAATGAAAATGTCCCTCTATGGGCTTATTTTTGCCAAATTAGCGATAGCACCACTTCCTTTGGCTCCTATAGCGGAGCAGTTCCCAATGAGAAAATCACCTGGGGGAAACTAAGCATAGATACTCCAAGTTTTATTATTGAATCGGATGCTTCTATCGTAGCCCCCTTGATATTTGAATATGTTTTAGAAACTTGA
- the speB gene encoding agmatinase, producing the protein MDPNKYISQGHGISHRFGGLTDPYGAEKNACVVLLQVPFDKTSTYQKGSSEGPEALIEASRNMELYDIETGSEVFLNGIYTASPIACGTTEEMLLETYKAAHHYIEEGKFVVTLGGEHTISYGAIKAHAEKYAPLTILQFDAHADLQPSYEDNPWSHASVMSRVKELPNISKTVSVGIRSLSSEELPYLAKENTFFAHDIFETDLWMDQALSLLSGNVYITFDLDAFDSAIMPSTGTPEPGGLQWNPTLKFLKMVAAKTNLVGFDVVELCPNPYNIAPDYLAAKLVYKLLSYKFQQTAK; encoded by the coding sequence ATGGACCCAAATAAATACATTAGTCAAGGCCACGGTATTTCCCATCGTTTTGGGGGGCTTACAGACCCTTATGGTGCAGAAAAAAATGCGTGTGTCGTCCTACTGCAAGTCCCCTTCGATAAAACCTCTACCTATCAAAAAGGTAGTTCTGAAGGGCCTGAAGCTTTGATAGAAGCCTCAAGGAACATGGAATTATACGACATCGAAACAGGTTCGGAAGTTTTTCTGAATGGTATTTACACAGCTTCCCCTATTGCATGCGGAACCACAGAAGAAATGCTTTTAGAAACCTACAAGGCAGCACATCATTATATTGAAGAAGGTAAATTCGTTGTGACATTAGGCGGTGAGCATACTATCTCCTATGGCGCCATCAAAGCGCATGCTGAGAAATACGCCCCTTTGACCATTTTACAATTCGATGCTCATGCCGACCTGCAGCCAAGCTATGAAGATAATCCTTGGAGCCATGCTTCAGTAATGTCCCGTGTAAAAGAGCTTCCTAACATATCCAAAACTGTCTCCGTCGGCATTCGCAGCCTTAGCAGCGAGGAGCTTCCCTACCTTGCCAAAGAAAACACTTTCTTTGCCCACGACATTTTTGAAACCGACCTTTGGATGGACCAAGCGCTAAGCTTGCTATCCGGGAATGTCTATATTACGTTTGACTTGGATGCCTTTGATTCTGCAATAATGCCCTCTACCGGGACTCCAGAACCTGGGGGACTGCAATGGAATCCCACATTAAAATTCCTCAAAATGGTTGCTGCAAAAACCAACCTTGTTGGGTTTGATGTGGTGGAACTATGTCCTAATCCCTACAACATCGCACCGGACTATTTAGCTGCAAAACTAGTCTATAAGTTACTAAGCTACAAATTCCAACAGACGGCAAAATGA